One genomic segment of Pseudomonas chlororaphis subsp. aurantiaca includes these proteins:
- a CDS encoding energy transducer TonB family protein produces the protein MITTRQKLTRYSGSLAIVLGVHAVAILLALNWSSPTPVELPPQAMMVELAPLPAPPPPAPPKVVTPPQPPAPVEELPLPKLAEAPKPTISVPKPVKPKPKPQPPKPVEKKPEPPKEKPSEEKPSDAPPTPTAAPSSAPAPGPSPAQIAAKESWQGTLLAHLAKYKKYPPGAQARGKEGLNRLRFVVDAQGNVLSYELVGRSGNADLDRATLEMIRRAQPLPKPPADMLNNGSIEIVAPFVYSLEKRRR, from the coding sequence ATGATCACGACGCGCCAAAAACTGACGCGTTACAGCGGTAGCCTGGCCATCGTACTGGGGGTCCATGCGGTCGCGATCCTGCTCGCGCTCAACTGGAGTTCCCCCACGCCGGTCGAGCTGCCACCCCAGGCGATGATGGTCGAGCTGGCGCCGCTTCCGGCACCGCCTCCTCCCGCACCGCCCAAGGTCGTGACGCCACCGCAGCCACCGGCTCCGGTCGAAGAGCTGCCGCTGCCCAAACTCGCGGAAGCGCCGAAGCCGACGATTTCCGTGCCCAAGCCGGTCAAACCCAAGCCCAAGCCACAACCGCCCAAGCCGGTGGAGAAAAAGCCGGAACCGCCGAAGGAAAAGCCGAGCGAAGAGAAGCCCAGCGACGCTCCGCCGACACCCACCGCGGCACCGTCCTCGGCCCCTGCTCCGGGCCCCTCGCCAGCCCAGATCGCCGCCAAGGAAAGCTGGCAAGGCACGCTGCTGGCGCACCTGGCCAAGTACAAGAAGTACCCGCCGGGCGCTCAGGCACGCGGCAAGGAAGGCCTGAACCGGCTGCGCTTCGTGGTCGACGCCCAAGGCAACGTGCTGTCCTATGAGCTGGTGGGACGCTCGGGCAACGCCGATCTGGACCGGGCCACCCTGGAAATGATCCGCCGCGCCCAGCCGCTGCCCAAGCCACCGGCGGACATGCTCAACAACGGCTCGATCGAGATCGTCGCGCCCTTCGTTTACTCCCTGGAGAAACGTCGCCGCTGA
- the exbB gene encoding tonB-system energizer ExbB gives MTRNPFSASPTQRPSPLRAMSAAAALLFSLLLAPTAAFADEQAPTGASTPAAAHAPADAAAPAPAEGEPAEDAPEVLEADNSLGMAHDLSPWGMYQNADIIVKLVMIGLAIASIITWTIWIAKGFELMGAKRRLRGEILALKKATTLKEASVTAAKEGTLANLLVHDALEEMRLSANSREKEGIKERVSFRLERLVAACGRNMSSGTGVLATIGSTAPFVGLFGTVWGIMNSFIGIAKTQTTNLAVVAPGIAEALLATALGLVAAIPAVVIYNVFARSIAGYKAQVSDASAQVLLLVSRDLDHLPTAERSAQPHVAKVG, from the coding sequence ATGACACGCAATCCATTCTCCGCTTCGCCAACCCAACGCCCAAGCCCGCTGCGCGCCATGAGCGCGGCCGCAGCGTTGCTGTTCAGCCTGCTGCTGGCACCGACCGCGGCCTTCGCCGATGAGCAGGCCCCGACTGGCGCCTCGACACCTGCGGCAGCCCACGCGCCGGCCGATGCCGCGGCGCCGGCACCTGCCGAAGGCGAGCCGGCCGAAGACGCACCTGAAGTCCTCGAAGCGGACAACAGCCTGGGCATGGCCCACGACCTGTCCCCTTGGGGCATGTACCAGAACGCCGACATCATCGTGAAGCTGGTGATGATCGGCCTGGCCATCGCCTCGATCATCACCTGGACCATCTGGATCGCCAAAGGCTTCGAGCTGATGGGCGCCAAGCGTCGCCTGCGCGGTGAGATCCTCGCCCTGAAAAAGGCCACTACCCTCAAGGAAGCCAGCGTCACCGCCGCCAAAGAAGGCACCCTGGCCAATCTGCTGGTCCACGACGCCCTGGAAGAAATGCGCCTGTCGGCCAACAGCCGCGAGAAAGAAGGCATCAAGGAACGCGTCAGCTTCCGCCTCGAGCGCCTGGTAGCCGCCTGCGGCCGCAACATGAGCAGCGGCACCGGCGTGCTCGCCACCATCGGTTCCACCGCGCCCTTCGTCGGCCTGTTCGGTACCGTGTGGGGCATCATGAACAGCTTCATCGGCATCGCCAAAACCCAGACCACCAACCTCGCCGTCGTCGCCCCCGGCATCGCCGAGGCCCTGCTGGCCACCGCCCTGGGTCTGGTCGCGGCCATTCCGGCTGTAGTCATCTACAACGTCTTCGCCCGCTCCATCGCCGGCTACAAGGCCCAGGTCTCCGACGCTTCCGCGCAAGTCCTGCTGCTGGTCAGCCGTGATCTCGATCACCTGCCGACCGCCGAGCGCTCTGCGCAACCTCATGTGGCCAAAGTAGGGTAA
- the exbD gene encoding TonB system transport protein ExbD: MGLHLKEGAEDDLAENHEINVTPFIDVMLVLLIIFMVAAPLATVDIKVDLPASTAKPAPRPEKPVFLSVKADQRLYLGDDEVKAEALGATLDAKTQGKKDTTIFFQADKGVDYGDLMSVMDALRAAGYLKVGLVGLETATKK; encoded by the coding sequence ATGGGCCTGCATTTGAAAGAAGGCGCAGAAGACGATCTCGCCGAAAACCACGAAATCAACGTCACGCCGTTCATCGACGTGATGCTGGTGCTGCTGATCATCTTCATGGTCGCGGCGCCGCTGGCTACCGTGGACATCAAGGTCGACCTCCCGGCCTCGACAGCCAAACCGGCGCCACGCCCCGAGAAACCGGTGTTTCTCAGCGTCAAGGCCGACCAACGCCTGTACCTCGGCGACGACGAAGTGAAAGCCGAAGCCCTCGGCGCCACCCTCGACGCCAAGACCCAGGGCAAAAAAGACACGACGATCTTCTTCCAGGCCGACAAAGGCGTGGATTACGGCGACCTGATGAGCGTGATGGATGCCCTGCGGGCCGCCGGATACCTGAAGGTCGGCCTGGTCGGACTTGAGACGGCTACCAAGAAATGA
- a CDS encoding hydrogen peroxide-inducible genes activator, which translates to MTLTELRYIVTLAQEQHFGHAAERCHVSQPTLSVGVKKLEDELGVLIFERSKSAVRLTPVGEGIVAQAQKVLEQAQGIRELAQAGKNQLTAPLKVGAIYTVGPYLFPHLIPQLHRVAPQMPLYIEENFTHVLRDKLRNGELDAIIIALPFNEADVLTLPLYDEPFYVLMPSTHPWTQKESIDANLLNDKSLLLLGEGHCFRDQVLEACPTLAKGNDGAKHTTVESSSLETIRHMVASGLGVSILPLSAVDSHHYAPGVIEVRPLSAPVPFRTVAIAWRASFPRPKAIEILADSIRLCSVAKPPAAS; encoded by the coding sequence ATGACTCTTACTGAATTACGCTACATCGTTACCCTCGCCCAAGAGCAGCACTTCGGCCACGCGGCCGAGCGTTGCCATGTCAGCCAGCCGACCCTGTCGGTGGGCGTGAAGAAGCTTGAAGACGAACTCGGTGTGCTGATTTTCGAGCGCAGCAAGAGTGCGGTACGTCTGACGCCGGTCGGCGAAGGCATTGTCGCCCAGGCGCAAAAGGTCCTCGAACAGGCCCAGGGCATTCGCGAGCTGGCCCAGGCCGGCAAGAACCAGCTGACCGCCCCGCTGAAAGTCGGCGCGATCTACACCGTCGGCCCCTACCTGTTCCCGCACCTGATCCCGCAACTGCACCGGGTCGCCCCGCAGATGCCGTTGTACATCGAAGAGAACTTCACCCACGTGCTGCGCGACAAGCTGCGCAACGGCGAACTGGACGCGATCATCATCGCCCTGCCGTTCAACGAAGCCGACGTGCTGACCCTGCCGCTGTACGACGAACCCTTCTACGTGCTGATGCCAAGCACCCACCCCTGGACCCAGAAAGAGAGCATCGACGCCAACCTGCTCAACGACAAGAGCCTGTTGCTGCTGGGCGAAGGCCACTGTTTCCGCGACCAGGTACTCGAGGCCTGCCCGACCCTGGCCAAAGGCAACGACGGCGCCAAGCACACCACGGTGGAATCCAGCTCCCTGGAAACCATTCGCCACATGGTCGCTTCCGGCCTTGGCGTCTCGATCCTGCCGCTCTCGGCGGTGGACAGCCATCACTACGCTCCGGGCGTGATCGAAGTGCGGCCGCTGAGCGCGCCCGTGCCGTTCCGCACCGTGGCGATCGCCTGGCGCGCCAGCTTCCCGCGGCCGAAAGCCATCGAGATCCTCGCCGACTCGATCCGCCTGTGTTCGGTGGCCAAGCCGCCTGCCGCGAGTTAA
- a CDS encoding SDR family oxidoreductase: MSAPSVLIAGCGDVGSRLAKQLLAENWQVYGLRRTVSQLPEAVIGVAGDLFSEQCPAAWPTAPLDYLVYSAAATEHDEAGYRAAYVEGLTHVLGWLKQNGQSPKRLLFVSSSSVYGQKDGEWIDEASPAQADSYSGRLMLEAEQVALQSGIPASLVRLTGIYGPGREWLLNQVRQGYRVAIDPPLYGNRIHADDAAGLLAFLLQADRRGVPLEDCYIGVDDAPVPLAEVVGWLREYLGVTEWADNSSVRRSGSKRCSNARARALGWEPRYPSFREGYAEIIQGQG; the protein is encoded by the coding sequence ATGTCCGCCCCTTCTGTTCTGATCGCTGGCTGCGGTGATGTCGGCAGCCGTCTGGCGAAGCAACTGCTGGCTGAAAACTGGCAGGTCTACGGCCTGCGGCGCACGGTTTCGCAATTGCCGGAAGCTGTGATCGGCGTGGCGGGCGATCTTTTCAGTGAGCAGTGTCCGGCTGCCTGGCCCACCGCGCCGCTGGATTACCTGGTGTACAGCGCGGCCGCCACCGAGCATGACGAGGCGGGCTATCGCGCGGCCTATGTCGAGGGGTTGACCCACGTGCTGGGCTGGCTCAAGCAGAACGGGCAGTCGCCGAAGCGACTGCTGTTCGTTTCCAGCAGCAGCGTCTATGGGCAGAAAGACGGCGAGTGGATCGATGAGGCTTCGCCCGCGCAGGCTGACAGCTATTCCGGCCGGCTGATGCTCGAGGCCGAGCAAGTGGCGTTGCAGAGCGGCATTCCAGCCAGCCTGGTGCGCCTGACCGGGATCTATGGCCCAGGGCGGGAATGGCTGTTGAACCAAGTGCGCCAGGGGTATCGCGTGGCCATCGATCCACCGTTGTATGGCAACCGCATCCACGCCGACGACGCTGCGGGGTTGCTGGCCTTCCTGCTCCAGGCCGATCGGCGTGGCGTGCCGCTTGAGGACTGCTACATCGGGGTCGACGACGCGCCGGTGCCTCTGGCGGAGGTGGTGGGCTGGCTACGCGAGTACCTGGGCGTGACCGAGTGGGCGGACAATTCGAGTGTGCGGCGTTCTGGCAGCAAGCGCTGCAGCAATGCCCGCGCCAGGGCCCTGGGCTGGGAGCCGCGTTATCCGAGTTTTCGCGAGGGGTATGCGGAGATTATCCAGGGGCAGGGCTGA